The genomic segment AACAACTACTTGAGAGAGacgaaagaaaaagaaaagaagaaacttTTTGATAATGTTGTATGTTTGTTTCTCCTATGTGTGCATGTAATATgtagaattgtacaatctagtattaGGGGTGAATTTTATAattcaccaatgtgggagaaagaatttagaagtgttttgaaaatttagaATTGAGGATAAATTTGTTGGAGGATAAGGTGAGgtagaattgtacaatctagtataaatttgaatttcaaaatagaATAAGGATAAgtttgaggtggaattgtacaatctagtacaaatttgaatttcacaatctagtacaaatttgattcaaaatgaaaaaaaggataaGAGTGAGGTGGAATTGTGCAATCtaatacaaatttgaaattcaaatttgaattttcaatGGCTGTTGATTAGTTGTGGGTTGGAAATTGAGATTATGATTTAATAAATGGCCCTACATCataattttagtcaattttatttaaattaaaatcatattgaaaatcaatttggctaattgcattgcaattatggccaaattgatttcaattatgatcaaattcaataaattgactaaaatttaaataagatcCAATACGAATTATTAATTGACTTAATCCCGAGTTTCTTGATtaaataaaaccaaataaatatttctccaaataaattatttttgaggataaaatctatttaaattaagattttacccatttgaattaattttcaagattaatCTCAATAATAGTCTAGTTTttataaaaatgttcatttaagtaacaaaatttatataatctcgtatatgtaaatacaaaaaCGTGTAATCAtcacttaaatgataaaattaacacaaaataaatattttagagaatATTTATCCGAATGAAATAAgcatttcaattttattaaaaatcgaagaaactcaggattaaatttagtcatgggggtcaaaaattaggtgtcaacggGTGGGACAGAGGTTCCAGCTAAGTTCCTACCATcgtcagatctttggggaggcatgatctgaaatgcgagtAAGTTAGGAGTTAGAGGAGTTTTATGATAACTAGACATTACAGcctgaaatagaacacaagaaacgaaaacattccaaaatatcTCTTAGcctccccttataagtgtggcggcgcgctacacactcataaaagggactctactctacatggctttgtggacaacCAACGACCCTGAATTAtcctctgataccaagcttgttacGATCCAAATTCGAGCCTGGCCGTAATGAAAATTTCAAGCCCACCAAGGGCCGGAGACAACCCCCTTAGCTTTACCTTCAAAGCATATAAACATAAACAGCAGAAGTCAACCAAACCAATGATAGATAAATAATACCAAAAGAGAAAAAgtaaagagtcaaaacaaaacATCGACGTCATCCCACTCATGTCCACGAAATCCTCTAAACCAAGAATaacaactaagtcgggacatgccctcgaccatgacaaaaagaatccaaaatactaaGACAATAAGGAAATCAATGAAATGACCAGGTCTTCCGAaggatggaagttcaccacttcacagTTGATCAATAAAAGTACGCAACCACCTAACGTTGCACATGACCAATAGAAAAGTCCtccgaacctacattatgaaatgatgcagcGTCTGGGGACGGTCAGTGGGGCTagcactgacatgtaactcaagggataaggataaaatagtgcaatTACTGAAAtccagtcataaaccatatgcacaacaatcatacatacatatataggatgccagAATAAGTAGGGGTGGGTGTTCAGTCGGTTCGGTCTGATTGTTtgatatcggttcggtttatcagttttcggattgacaaaaataacatccataaccaaaccaaaataaattcggtttggttcgatttttacaaatttgatttggttatttcggatttttatttcggtttgaaatattaaagtagttagcctctctttttcataagtgagcatttaaaattgatggatttttttagaaaaattatttttttcaaacctgtttttcattcctaaatataaataattataaataactcaacatggatgaaacgaaatgaaataatcataagcttaacataatacataacgtcattaatcattacatataatataaccttgcataaatagtctacaaaacaacacaaaactcgtaaaaatagtccatgaaacaacatactttctgcataaatagtccataaaacagtccaaagtcaccaaaatagtccataaaatatttgagtcactaaaacaatccataaacagtCTGCGGCGTATGCGAATTTACTGTTAAATGTTAATCCAATTTTTCGGATCGAATtcgatttgtaattttagaatttcaaTTTTTCGATTGATTTTcggttttaaaaataaattcgGTTTAAATCGAAAAAacgaaattttataaataatatatatatataattgaaattctaaaattacaaacCGAATCCGATCCGaaaaatcgaaaaatcaaaaccaaaattaaatttcggtttggtttttcgatttttttggtttaaaccaaaatatgtccaCCCGTAGGAATAAGGACATGAGTCATCAACACGAGAGTTTAAAttattaacctgaactatgtagctcgttCCGTCCTAAAAGCACCCATGAACTATATGGATTCAACTCCCCCTGCCAGAAGGACCCCAGTGCAGGTTAGTCGCACGTACTAAGGAAATCGAGGataggctaaagacaccaaggcgatagccatccaaaatataaagtatgcACCAAGCACACGGACACATAAACCCCCACATCGGCAAACGTGGTCTTCGGTGTTGGTCCCTCCGGAACTACACCTTCACAATGAGGTAcgcaattccctttaagcccaaattaaaacagtTTACACATAAACCCACCATTAACCAAGGAATCTTTATTAAGACATTTTCCAACATagtatcttcataccaatatgTTTGcaaactaattcaattatgccaaaccagtccatacaaccattagactcccaagtttcatttaaaattcaaaatcacagCCACCAAAACCTTCCTTAACCATATTTATTCATTTaacctttaatgcaatgcaatgggttcaaaagaCAAGTTAATTTATGCCAAATGTCATTATCAAGCCAATTTTTTAACAAATTGGGGAAGCCTATGTCACCCATTCCAACCATTACCACCATGCGCCAATTCagtaccaaaatccataaataaaagcatgaataatccTTTTAAAACGAGGAAAAAGCAATTCAAGCAATAacaatcaaaatccctcaacccaatttcaaatccatcaattaaaacacattagtATTGATTAAATAAGTACCCCaatgtaaaatttaagttaaggaatgagaaacatgcctgaaatataaaGGAGTCCAAAAGTTTGGAACTTCAATGAAGAATTCTCTATAAAACCAAGGAAAAGGATCAATTTGGTGTTTAAAAGTCGTGCAACgggtaaaaggaccaaaaaaCCCTCACCtcaaatgaaaaaaacaaaaactaagtgAAAAATACATAGCGGTGTGGCACATTGCTATCACAGAGCTTAGCCTCcgtgccacacccttatcgcaGAGGCTAAGTGGCATggcacgccactatcgcggaggcTTATTACCCCGGGGTCCCAAAATAGCCTCGAATTCCTTCCGAAAATTTCGAAACatttccaaaacacccttttaacatcccttaacataattcaagtcaaaaattggcACTACACAcgcgggaaggtcaaaaataaattcgttgaaatttttatggggtcttacacaaagtttgattatttattggATGCAGCCATAGAAGAATGTCGAAACATTTAAATCTTAACAACAATTTACAGAAGAATCCAATCTTTGTGACAATAGCATTGGTAACAACCAGAATACCTTATAATCATCAACTTACAATCTCCATAGGTTCGAAACCTTTTTCAATTGATGCCTTAACAGCATCCAAAACCAGAGTTGTCTTCCTGCTAAGAGTTGGCCACTTTTTCTCAGGTTTTGCGCCTTCATTTTTAATACGTCCAACCAGCCTTGAGAATTCCCTCACCATGAGAGCTTCTTGGGGAATGTCTGCCGTGATTGTGTGCTCGCTTGGTTTTGGTTCCCACCCTGTAACAAGTTCTTTAAATCCAGATTCTACTGCTGAGATAAACGAAGCTTTGTGCTCCTCATAAGGGATAACAAAGTCATGAAGGTGCAACGTGCCCTTCGTTCCAACAGCGGTTAAATCCATTGTCAAGTTGGATAGGAAAGAGCAGTGAAAAGTTCCCACCTTCCCGTCTTCCCACGTTAAAGAAGCACCGCATGATATAATCACTCCCGCCTTGTTCAGCACAGGGTTGCGTAAAGCGACTACTGATTTGGGAAGCTCGAAATCTGTAGCCCACAGAATTCCCCTAATGCAATACCACCCAACATCTCCAAGAGCACCAAGAGCATCAAGATCTGGTTTTACACGAATGTCATTTTCAAGGAAATTGGGATCAGCAGCAAATGTGAAACAAGTGTTTACCTGCAGAGGTCCTTAGATATCAACATCAGTTCTACTAGTACGATATTAGcagatacaaaaaaaatcattgtcattagATATCAACATCAGTTCTACAGTACGCTATGAGCAGATTAAAGAAAATCCTTGTCATTACATATCAACATCAGTTCTACTAGTACGCTATTAGCAGATAAAAGAAATACCTGTCATTAGATATCAATATCAGTTCTACTAGTACGCTAATTGCAGATATAAACAAATCTATATCAACATCAGTTCTACTAGTACGCTATTAGTCGATAATAAAAGAAATACTTGTCATTAGATATCAATATCAGTTCTACCAGTACGCTAATTGCAGATATAAACAAATCTATATCAACATCAGTTCTACTAGTACGCTATTAGCAGATATAAAGAAATCCCTAGAATTTGTATAAAGGAAAGCAGAGAGCAAGAAGAAGAATTAGCTATTCAATACCTCTAGAACATCCTGTCACATGATTTCAACACAATAAGATAATCCATGGATCTGAATTCTGGCATAAATAAACTAATACAAGTGAGCATGCAAATAACCAACCTAATTTAGATGTCAGAGGGACTTCGGGCTCTCTAGTGCAACTAGGTCCATAGTTCCAAAAATTATGCAATTGATAAACCAAAGCTTCACAATGACTCAAAATCACTCTAAAATCCTACTCAGATGAATATGGAGGTCCTTACGACAGAACAGACAATCTAGTGTTTCAGAAAATCAGAGACGGAACTCCCCTGAAATATTTTGATTACAAAAGCACAAGCCAATCAACTAAGCCTCAACCCTAAATTAGTTGTGGTCGGCTATATCAATAATCCGTATACAGTCAGCTCTACCAGGTTTGGATAACCAATGCACCACATGTAACAACTTCTAAGAATTTAGATTGAATTGAAAAGAGAACATGTGTAAATTGGTAATCTTTCAACCCCCACAAGCCCTCTACTTGACTTAAGAGTGAGGCTCCTCAACTCACACCTATAATTTAGACTACCTAAATCAAGTGCATACAAGGTTTAACTGTTTTCCTATGGTAATCAGATTATAAACAGGAACGGTATATGTAGTTTCAGTTCTGCCCCTGTGGAGCAGGGTCATGAAccgactttttttttttttttaaaataaccgtggtgtccggtcCAGCTTGTGCACGCTCCATTAGCCACCAGGCAGTTAGCCAGTTAAAAAATTAAGCTTGCATCCAAATAAACTACCATTGATAGACATTACTATAAACCTTTGGCCACCACTAATCCTGAAAAAAAGGGTTATTTATCCTATAACTTGCTCTATTTTGCTCAAGAAAGAGCCTGTAATTTTCCTGACTATTCCTTCTTTGTAACAAGATGAAGAAGCATTCTAGTCCAAACATAGCTAAATCTACAGCTCACTACCCCAAAACGATCACTATCAATCAATTAATCATCTGTGTTAAATCCAAAAGCTAGCTGGATTCGGACTACATACatatgtagtatatttttgatAGTACAATAATAATGGATTCAGACTATATGAATGCCTTCAGCTCTTTCAAGATTCACTAGTGCAACCCGAATCTACTCGACTAAGCCAGTGCTTCCCCTCCCAAGATGGAGTTGCTTGATGTCACTATTATCTACTTTATCATCTAGAAAGGAACTATTCCTAATATAGTCATACTTGTTTTTTTCTCGAAATCTAATTGGACTATAAGCTCACCACAAAACAATTAGCCGGGGCTATACCAGAAAACTAGCAATGTATATTCAAATTTACAATCATAAATGTTGTTTTTGTTAACAATGATGAACTTTTTTTTTCGACATTAACAATGAGTCCGAAAAATAGTCTTACTAATCCCCATAAATTTCAACAAAACTCTCACATACCGATTTAAGTTGTCCAAATTGGCCTTCATCATTAAGAAACTCCCTCATCTTAGCCGTACGAGGATGATGCATCCACATAGTTCCATCCATAAACTGCACCCCATTACTCTCACACGCTTTCAGTATAACATCAACTTCTTCAACATTCAATCCAACAGGCTTCTCACACAACAAGTGCTTCTTCTTCTCGGCTGCAAGAACAGCCCACTGCACATGTAAACTCGTTGGTAAAGGCACGTATACTGCATCGACGTTCGGGTCATTTACAACTTCTTCATAGCTTCCGTATACTTTAGCCGTCGCTGGGAAATTGTTCTCGGCGGCGAATTTATTTGCTTTTTCCAGTGAACGGCTTCCGATTGCTGTGAGTGTGGCGATTTGTGAAAGGAGTATTGCGCGGGAGACTTTACGTGCGATGTCTGCACAGCCTAAAATGCCGAAATTTATGGTGGAAATTGccattttttttgagtttttgagtgAAGTGATGAAGTTGTTGACCCGGTTCAGCTAAGAATTTATAGGGGAAAATGTTGAGGGTTTGATTCCGGTTATggagaaatttatttttgttatttttctttcaaatggAACACATTCGGGATAAGGTTATtgcaattttaaaattataaagagaatttttaaattaaattgatgtaAATTATGGTAATTCCATAATTCCAATGTTATGAATGACCTGTTTAATATAATAAGATTCAGAGGACATTTTTGGCATATTATACAGAATCTTTAGTTCAATACTACAGGATTCAAAAATCTTCCATATTTTGTTCGATCCAGTATCTAGTCAAACCTAGATACTTGAATCTCGTTAAGTGAAAATTCAGATTTCGTCACTGCATGCAGATCGGCTGTGAGGATCGCGAGGATAGTGAAGGAGAGTTTTGAACTAGGGTTAACGAATAATGGGAGATGACGATACAATATTTTTTACGAAGAATTTAGTGGCGGTTTTGGGTAACTATGATCACAATCAAAGGATTAGTTACCCTCTTGCTCAAGTTCTTGTGAAGATTTTAGATGGTTGCATTAATAGataccattatttgtatggttttGATCAAAGGATTGGTGGTTTTATGGCTGAGATTGGTGTTCCACTCACTCATGAATTTGGTTTTCATCGCataatattctacactatcacaTAAACTTGATCAGAATATGTCAGTGTACAAAACTTAAACgcttttattttttgtactttaaTTTCACTATCATTTTTAAAGTCATACTACTAAAGTTTtaatcggaaatagcctctctacttcacttgaggtagtggtatggtctgcgtatacTTTTCTCTCTCCAAATCCaattatgtgggaatacactggatatgttgttgttgttgttgttgtatactacTAAAGTTTTAGTCAGTGACAGAGCTAGAATTGTCATTGAAGGGTTCAGAAGTAGACATAAGAACTAGCCGAAGAGGATTCAACATCTActagatatacataaaaatatttttaaccatgtgaaaatagtataattttccgtccGAATTCCCTAGATGAAAGGTGGCTCCGCCCCTCGACTTTGGTCGTGTAACTAATTTCACATCGATTTTCTGAGGGTGGGATGCCGAAAATTTCAGTGGAAATATTTTCTTACGAGATTGTGTCAGGGCGGAGCTAAAGCTCTAGTTATAGGTATTGTAGAATCAGTAAGTTAAGCTCAGACCCTATATATATTTACATTTATAAATCCACTTAAAAGGGTGTAAATAATTTATTGAGAACTCCTTAAGAGCCTTTTCTAGAATTCAGAACTCAAAAGCGCAGAAACCCTAACTTTGTCTGCTACATTTCCGATGTACTCCAACTGGATGCAgatccaaaattttaaatttatgagttCAATATTTTAGGACATGCAGGACAACCGACTAGGTTCAGGATAGTTTTTTTCAACATAAATGAGTCAACCAGATTTTATCGAACTTATAGCTAATGATGTAAATCCGCCCCTTCCACCAATACTAATTTCGCtatctttgttttgattttaagatGGATATACAAGGCAGCGCACGAGGG from the Capsicum annuum cultivar UCD-10X-F1 chromosome 9, UCD10Xv1.1, whole genome shotgun sequence genome contains:
- the LOC107843149 gene encoding uncharacterized oxidoreductase At4g09670, whose protein sequence is MAISTINFGILGCADIARKVSRAILLSQIATLTAIGSRSLEKANKFAAENNFPATAKVYGSYEEVVNDPNVDAVYVPLPTSLHVQWAVLAAEKKKHLLCEKPVGLNVEEVDVILKACESNGVQFMDGTMWMHHPRTAKMREFLNDEGQFGQLKSVNTCFTFAADPNFLENDIRVKPDLDALGALGDVGWYCIRGILWATDFELPKSVVALRNPVLNKAGVIISCGASLTWEDGKVGTFHCSFLSNLTMDLTAVGTKGTLHLHDFVIPYEEHKASFISAVESGFKELVTGWEPKPSEHTITADIPQEALMVREFSRLVGRIKNEGAKPEKKWPTLSRKTTLVLDAVKASIEKGFEPMEIVS